The DNA segment GCGTTCTCGGGGTTGTAGGCGGTCATGAACACGGCCTCCGCCGCACCCTTGGCCTCCAGCAGCTTGTCCAGGGCCGGATGCGGGGCGTTGGCGCGCACCGCCACCTCCTTGCCGCGGTCCAGCGCCACATATGTGGCCGATTCGTAGGAGACGCGGAGGTCCTTGATGCTGGTCATGCGAAGGGCTTCACGGTGTGGCTGTGGTTCAGGGGGCCGTGCCCGTGGCCAAGGCCCGGCGCGGTGCGGATGGCGATCTCCACATACCGCCGCGCCCGCCCCACCGCCTCCGCCGTGTCCAGCCCCTGGGCCAAGCCGCAGGCGATGGCGCTGGCCAGGGTGCAGCCGGTGCCGTGGGTATGGGGCGTGTCGATGCGCTCCCCGGCGAAGCAGGTCTCGCCCTCGGCGGTCAGCAGCAGGTCGGTCACCACCGGTCCCTCCAGATGCCCCCCCTTCATCAGCACGGCCTTCGGCCCGCGGGCCATCAGCGCCTCGCCGGCGCGACGCATATCGTCCACCGTGCGGATCTCATGCCCCACCAGCACCTCCGCCTCCGGCGCGTTGGGGGTCAGCACCGCGGCCAGGGGAAGCAGGGCCGACAGCACGGCGGAGGTGGCGCCCTGGTCCAGCAGCCGGTGCCCGCCCTTGGCCACCATCACCGGATCGATCACCGCCGGCACGCCGGGGGCTATCTGGTACAGCGTCTCCGCCACCGCCTCGATCACCTCCACGGTGGCCAGCATGCCGGTCTTGACCGCATCCGCCCCGATATCCTCCAGGCAGAGCCGCATCTGCTGCACGATGAAGGGCGCCGGGACCGGGTGGATGCCGTGGACGCCGCGCGTATCCTGGGCGGTCAGGGCGGCGATGGCGGTCATGGCGTACCCGTCCAGCGCGGTCACCGCCTTGATATCCGCCTGTATCCCCGCCCCGCCCCCGGAGTCCGACCCCGCGATGATGAGGACGCGTCCCTTCATATCACTCTCCTGCTCGCCCCCAACCGTCCGCGAGGCCACCCTTCGACAGGCTCAGGGTGAGGATAGTGGCGTGGGGGAGGCCCCCCAACAAAAGGCCCCGCAACACCCCTCACCCTGAGCCCGTCGAAGGGCCCCCGCAAGCTCCCACGAAAGGACCCCACAACACCCCTCGCCCTGAGCCTGTCGAAGGGCCTCGCAACGCCTACTCCGCAGCCCGGGACACGGCGGCCCGTTCCACCGCCGCGACGATGCTGTCCACCACCTGCGCCACCTCCTCGTCCGTCGGCCCCTCCGCCATGACCCGGATCAGTGGCTCGGTGCCGGACTTGCGGATCAGCACGCGGCCCCGGCCGTTCAGCCGGTCCTCGCCCGCCCGGATGGCGTCCTTCACCTCCGCCGCCTCCAGCGGCGCGGTGCCGGCGGCGAAGCGCACATTCTTCAAGAGCTGCGGCAGCGGCTCGAACACCTTCAACACCTCCGAAGCCGGCCGTTCCCACTCCTTCAGGCAGGCCAGCACCTGGAGTGCGGCCAGCAGCCCGTCGCCGGTGGTGGCGAAGTCGGACAGGACCAGATGGCCGGACTGCTCGCCGCCCAGGTTGAAGCCATGCTCCCGCATGTGCTCCACCACATACC comes from the Indioceanicola profundi genome and includes:
- the thiD gene encoding bifunctional hydroxymethylpyrimidine kinase/phosphomethylpyrimidine kinase yields the protein MKGRVLIIAGSDSGGGAGIQADIKAVTALDGYAMTAIAALTAQDTRGVHGIHPVPAPFIVQQMRLCLEDIGADAVKTGMLATVEVIEAVAETLYQIAPGVPAVIDPVMVAKGGHRLLDQGATSAVLSALLPLAAVLTPNAPEAEVLVGHEIRTVDDMRRAGEALMARGPKAVLMKGGHLEGPVVTDLLLTAEGETCFAGERIDTPHTHGTGCTLASAIACGLAQGLDTAEAVGRARRYVEIAIRTAPGLGHGHGPLNHSHTVKPFA